The window TGTTAATTTGGAATTTACTGAGGTGCTATATTTTCaagtaaattgtaaaaaagtttGGAGTAGGATAAAACGCCTGCAGAACAACACAAGACAATGAAAAAAGTTTCCAAGACGTATAAGCGAGTGACaaactaaattattaatagGAACTTTCTGTAACGACTTTTCAGTGGTACAGTTCAgtttactttattatttttttagtcaacaaatttattaacaaaagttGAAACTGCTTCTAAATTATGCCTTTTAGTGATGAATCCACAAGGTTTTTTTTGATCATAGGTCGTAATTGCCACTTTTATGTAAAAGTGGTAATTGATGGAATgtttttttggaataatttgcAATGTGATAAATACCTTAAAGTCGTCTTCAGTCATTGAAGAACAGCAATGTGGAACCGTCAAGCATCACAGCTCCTGAAAACATCGCACATCTCATAATCCGCGCTAAACTTTCCCTTCCTTGAAGCAACCTAAACCTGACCGTTTTTCCGCTTAAAATACACACCTAGAAGCGCAAGATGAGCATTGAAACCGCGCAATAATCCGGAAGTTGAGTGCCGCCACAGAACATGACAGCATTGACCGAAAAGCTCACACTTTGCGATCTGACCGAGAACTGATGTTCCAGGCTTAGCTGAGCGTCGAGTCGATCGAGTCGGCCGTGAATAGTCGACGCAGGCGTCGGTTTTACCATCGCGTTACGTCACCGACGGCTGAAACGTCACCGTCACCCTCCCGGAAAGGGACCGGAGACAATGCCCAACACCGGAGCGAGGCCCGGACTCTGAAATATTGGAGTTAGCACCGTTTCAGAATCAATGAGTGCCTTTTCAGCATAGAGATGCTCATAAACGCGGCTCCGGGACGACTGAAAAAGCACTAGCGATGGATGAGCGATGGCGTCGGGACGCCCTTGATACCAGGAGGGATTTTTCAACGATAATGCGCCATAAAGGCAGAATCGCCGACATGAGATTACTCAAAACGGTTGCTTTAACACCAGGAAAAGCGCAATTATGTTTTAATGAAAGATTGGACAAGCTAATAATTTCCAGGTTTTCACAACATTGGACAGAATAGAACGCAATATCATACCTACTTTTATTATGAAAGTATGGATGGTTTTGTAATTGTTCCTTCTCCGGTATTTGGTTTATTAGCAGGGTTTTTTTCAAGGAACAGTCTGTCCGCctttaatttgcaaaaaaagttttactgCAAGCTGAATAGatattttctttagttttatgcttatttttacttaataaGTTTATGGACTTATTAAAATACCTAAGATATCTATTGATTTGActagaattatttattatattttcatttttatcgcttttgtttattgcttattttaaatttctattaaatttttttccggcgcatccaccaaatttgtgtcGATGAACTTGGATTAAAAAGTGAGTcaagtaatttattataaatgcaGGGTGTTTTAGCGAGTTTAAGtgttacaatattaaaaaaatctacacaAAAGTAATAGATATTTGTGTAGATATTAACTCTCTGCTTTACCTGAAATgattttaaatatacaggatgtGCCAGATATGAGTTAAAGAAAATatagttatgttttttaaatgaaacaactTTATTCTCCTGTGTTTTTAGACGATTTTAAACTAGACTTTAGTCGAATTGGTTcagttttcgaaataatttaacgttattgacaaaacataatttttaaattgtaaattacaCAACAAATAAGGTTTTTACCACTTTAAAGAGAAAAGTTTGAACTTTAAGCTGTACTAGTTAAGCgcattacaattttaaaaacataaaggaATGAAGAAGTTGAAGTTTTTACAattcatatttatttaatcaaattttaatcgatcagttttgtcattttcaaaaattttcttttatatttcTGGTAGTACTTTTCTTTGTGATTTCTTTGTTGGTTGTTCTATTTGCGTTTTAACGTATTTTAACAACTTTGAAGTTGTcgggaatttttttatatttcttgtttgcttttttaacTTTGCGGTTTTTAGAATCATGCGAGTAATTGTACGGTCTTGAAATCTTGGAACTTTTGTTTCTGTTGCTACTAAAGTTACAAACTGTTGGTCAATTTTTTCGTAGTatctttttctaataaaatacacaaatatttttcaaaagcttTATTTTCTTATCTCTAAACaatcgtttattatttaacctTAATTATGAAGGTACGAATTTGCATAGGATCTAAGGTAATTTGCAAATCTGCAGTTACTGTAACTGGAGCTTCTTTATTAGACACAGAACTGCCATCCTTAAGCGCCCAGATGTACTTATCTTCAGCTGCATATTCATCATACCATTGATTAGCACCAAGTGTAGTTTCCCTAATTTCGGTTATTTCAAAAAGTGTAAATAGACCTTCCAAATTCACGGTTGCTGTAGTTGACAATGTTGCGTCTTCATTATTCTCCAGAATATGTTCCAGCCTTAAAATATAACTATCATCTTTCCACGGCTCAAGAGTCAAAATATGAACATTGTCTGGAAGAGTGGTTTTCAAACCTTCaaactgaaataattaaaaattttacaaaaaaattaacacaatgAATTCAAATAACTTACATTAAAGTTGAGAGCACTTTGAACTTTATCTAACGACAAAGCATCGGAAGAAGCATCACCAACAAGTACAAGCGGATTCAACAATTTCTTCAAAGCCAATTCTCGTTCTTGCGCTGCTGTTGATTTCCCTCCACTCACATTACTATCAGTTGAACCAACAACCAAGTAAAGCTGTCCACGTGCAACTACACCTTGCCCAAATTCTTCATCATCAAGTGGTTCGCCTACACCTTTGTTATCATCGGCCAAAAGTCGTCTGTGAAGCTAATTTCACGTTTAAAAGTggtagaaattattaaaatttaccatAAGTTCAAGCGCTCCGTTTTGCAAACTTGCACCTCCTTGAGCTCGATCGTTCAAAACTGcaacttgcaattttttggtttcgtcccgaattacaatttttgaagtCACAGGGTAGTAGTTACTGGCAATTGGTTCAAGGGTCGAGTCATATTCGTAATCATATCGTTTGTTGAGTTGTCTTTTGATTAATTCACGGCCGTTGGAGTCGGTAAAGAAGGATTCACCATTGTCGAAGTCTTTGACTGTAAATCGGCTGACAATTTCGCGCCCAATCCCATTGTCGTTGTCCCtgtttacaaataattaacactAGGACTAGTTTTTTGAAGACGGTTGCCTTACACTTCTATCTGACCAATGAGCCAATCAAACTCGATGTAATTGTCGTTTTCTCCTTTATAAACCCTGATAATTTGGGTAATCCAGTCGTTCACTTGTTGACGGACTTCATCGACCAGAGTTCCAGTCGTTGAAGTAACAGTCACTGAATCACTAACAACTGTAGCTTCATTTTCCTTGGGTCGGAAAATGTAAGCTCCAGACGCTTGTTTATCATCGCCATTATTGTCTCCATTAAAACCGTTATAATATAAGAATTGTTGAGTGATTTCCACAGTTTGTCCGTTCATGGTAACAGATTTCAAAAGACCGGTTTTTTCATCAATTTCAAACCCagttgtctaaaattttaaactcgaTCATTTGCACTTTGTTGATGCAGGAATATTTACATCAGTGCCGAATTTAACTTTGGGTGATTGTTTCACTGGACGCGATTTTGCAGAAGTTTTTTCAACATAATACAGTCTGATCCCAAAACCGGGAACATCATTAGCGGCAAAGACCAGTTCTTTGGGACTTGGAGTTCCGAAATTTGTATCAATGTATTCAAAACTGGATATACTGTCAACGATATCAACAGTTACTTCACCTATTGATCAAATCagtcaaaataattcaaaagtgGTTTAGTTAATTACCATCAGGTCCTGTGATTTTGTAAGTACCATCTGGTACAGGCACACGTACGTAATGTGTAACAGGGCGTTCAAGAGGGTTGTAAATTGATACAATAAATCGCTCAGATTTGGTAATCTCACAAATACTAACATTTGACAACAAGCAAGTCTCCAAGTTGAGATTGATATCAGAAGACGCATCTTTTTTGAGAAGGTTTCTGAAATAGTTTTTGTTAGAAGAAGGTTTGGACAATTCTTTTACCTACGTGACTATAACGTTCAATGAGGGTTCAGCTTTCTTAATACCTTTGTTCAAAAGTCTGGCATAGTCATTAGCCACTGCTTCTTTGGCGGTGCCAGTGATGGCGTCATGGTGTTGCAAAATACCAACAGCTTGCTTCAAAAGTGTTAAATCGTCGTCGTAATCAGTTCCTTTGACTTTTGAGAAAGATGCCAATTGTTTCCCAGCCTAAGAATTACGGTCAAAGAAAAgttataatgttttttaacaG of the Tribolium castaneum strain GA2 chromosome 1, icTriCast1.1, whole genome shotgun sequence genome contains:
- the LOC656698 gene encoding lysosomal alpha-mannosidase-like precursor; translated protein: MPRYLLVLVVLFIEVYSSPIKHKAVSSCQACHGVDPNKINVHLIPHSHDDVGWLKTVDQYYYGSHSEIQKAGVQYIISSTVEALKADPDRRFVQVETAFFWKWWQHQPDTIRQDFIDLVNSGQIEIINAAWSMNDEAAVNYHSTIDQFTYGLKIINDTIGKCGIPRIGWQIDPFGHSREQASIFAQLGYDGVFFARIDYTDRDQRIADKNMEVIWRGSANSENINIFTNVFPEFYYPPAGYCFDIECGDEVINDDTKSPDYNVPQRVEEFQKKVESLAAFYQTSNLLIPMGGDFQYQSAEKNFINMDKLIAGFKGNDKINIIYSTPSCYIKAVNDEATSKNIKFTLKTDDFFPYGSASHCYWTGYFTSRPNAKRFERTANNILQAGKQLASFSKVKGTDYDDDLTLLKQAVGILQHHDAITGTAKEAVANDYARLLNKGIKKAEPSLNVIVTNLLKKDASSDINLNLETCLLSNVSICEITKSERFIVSIYNPLERPVTHYVRVPVPDGTYKITGPDGEVTVDIVDSISSFEYIDTNFGTPSPKELVFAANDVPGFGIRLYYVEKTSAKSRPVKQSPKVKFGTDTTGFEIDEKTGLLKSVTMNGQTVEITQQFLYYNGFNGDNNGDDKQASGAYIFRPKENEATVVSDSVTVTSTTGTLVDEVRQQVNDWITQIIRVYKGENDNYIEFDWLIGQIEVDNDNGIGREIVSRFTVKDFDNGESFFTDSNGRELIKRQLNKRYDYEYDSTLEPIASNYYPVTSKIVIRDETKKLQVAVLNDRAQGGASLQNGALELMLHRRLLADDNKGVGEPLDDEEFGQGVVARGQLYLVVGSTDSNVSGGKSTAAQERELALKKLLNPLVLVGDASSDALSLDKVQSALNFNFEGLKTTLPDNVHILTLEPWKDDSYILRLEHILENNEDATLSTTATVNLEGLFTLFEITEIRETTLGANQWYDEYAAEDKYIWALKDGSSVSNKEAPVTVTADLQITLDPMQIRTFIIKVK